One Pseudodesulfovibrio cashew DNA window includes the following coding sequences:
- the murC gene encoding UDP-N-acetylmuramate--L-alanine ligase: MAAAQGPYLTVGGEACPAMRARVNNIHMVGIGGSGMNGIAEVLINMGFNVTGSDLSASAPVRRLEKLGATVYIGHGAANVGDADVLIKSTAIPDKNPEVVEARERGIPIIPRAEMLAELMRLRTGVAVAGTHGKTTTTSLLATIFTEADLDPTVIIGGRLSIFGSNARLGEGDYLIAEADESDGSFLLLAPIITVVTNVDKDHMDFYADQDAIDDSFTRFMNSIPFYGMNVVCGDDEGVQRLLPNIKRPCLTYGIGPKNRLRGEIITSHLRSMFKVYLDGEEWGEVTVAQPGTHNVLNALACIGVALEAGLDKDDIINGLANFGGVGRRFERKGERKGVMVVDDYGHHPAEIKANLETARACYPDRRIVVAFQPHRFTRTQALFGEFCKVFKDADLLLLTEIYPASESPIPGVSGLSLAQGIKQVSETKVQFFPDFEALEKRLRDTLRPGDLFITQGAGSIWTVGENWLNQADEPENEPDEAGDGE, encoded by the coding sequence ATGGCAGCAGCACAGGGACCCTATCTTACCGTCGGCGGCGAGGCCTGCCCGGCAATGCGGGCTCGGGTGAACAACATCCACATGGTGGGCATCGGCGGCTCCGGCATGAACGGCATCGCCGAGGTGCTCATCAACATGGGCTTCAACGTCACGGGCTCCGACCTCTCTGCCTCGGCCCCGGTACGGCGGCTGGAGAAGCTCGGCGCCACGGTCTACATCGGCCACGGCGCGGCCAACGTGGGCGACGCCGACGTGCTCATCAAGTCCACGGCCATCCCGGACAAGAACCCGGAGGTGGTGGAGGCCAGGGAGCGCGGCATCCCGATCATCCCCAGGGCCGAAATGCTGGCCGAGCTGATGCGTCTGCGCACGGGCGTGGCCGTGGCCGGAACCCACGGCAAGACCACGACCACTTCGCTGCTGGCGACCATTTTCACCGAGGCAGACCTCGATCCCACCGTCATCATCGGCGGCAGGCTCTCCATCTTCGGCTCCAACGCCCGGCTGGGCGAGGGCGACTATCTCATCGCCGAGGCCGACGAGTCCGACGGCTCCTTCCTGCTGCTCGCCCCGATCATCACCGTGGTCACCAACGTGGACAAGGACCACATGGATTTCTACGCGGACCAGGACGCCATCGACGACTCCTTCACCCGGTTCATGAACTCCATCCCCTTCTACGGCATGAACGTGGTCTGCGGCGACGACGAGGGTGTGCAGCGGCTGCTCCCGAACATCAAGCGCCCCTGCCTTACCTATGGCATCGGCCCCAAGAACCGGCTGCGCGGCGAGATCATCACCTCCCACCTGCGCTCCATGTTCAAGGTCTATCTGGACGGTGAGGAGTGGGGCGAGGTGACCGTGGCCCAACCCGGCACGCACAACGTACTCAACGCCCTGGCCTGTATCGGCGTGGCCCTTGAGGCCGGGCTGGACAAGGACGACATCATCAACGGCCTGGCCAACTTCGGCGGCGTGGGCCGCCGCTTCGAGCGCAAGGGCGAACGCAAGGGCGTCATGGTCGTGGACGACTACGGGCACCATCCTGCGGAGATCAAGGCCAACCTGGAGACCGCCCGCGCCTGCTACCCGGACCGGCGTATCGTGGTCGCGTTCCAGCCCCACCGCTTCACCCGGACCCAGGCCCTGTTCGGCGAATTCTGCAAGGTCTTCAAGGATGCGGATCTGCTCCTGCTCACGGAGATATACCCGGCCAGCGAGTCGCCCATTCCGGGCGTATCCGGCCTCTCCCTGGCTCAGGGCATCAAGCAGGTCTCGGAAACCAAGGTCCAATTCTTCCCTGACTTCGAAGCTCTGGAAAAACGGCTCAGGGACACCCTGAGGCCCGGCGACCTGTTCATCACCCAGGGCGCGGGTTCCATCTGGACGGTCGGGGAGAACTGGCTCAACCAGGCCGACGAGCCGGAAAACGAACCGGACGAGGCAGGAGACGGGGAGTAA
- the murG gene encoding undecaprenyldiphospho-muramoylpentapeptide beta-N-acetylglucosaminyltransferase yields the protein MSLTRVILTTGGTGGHIFPALAVADELRRRNPGVCILFLGGSGPEGELARGRGIEFQELPAKGIMGRGLSGALSGLGWLCTGIPKALGAVRRFGPDAVVGFGGYAGFCPVLAAAMTGVPTAVHEQNSVPGVTNKVLGKVVRKVFLSFPDVMGVFPAGKTVLTGNPVRREIARVPALREGRTPAKRVLVLGGSQGARPVNEAIIAALPELMKAGVTLVHQAGKTDFQRVRASYETAKADPTQVHAFIEDMAAEYARADLIVCRAGATTVFEVAAAGVPAVFVPFPQATHDHQTMNAKAMADIGAALLLPQKGMDGTSLAGLVLELLGDDGRLANMAKAARGFARPEAAADIAKHMENLAA from the coding sequence ATGAGTCTTACCCGCGTCATCCTCACCACCGGCGGCACTGGCGGCCACATCTTCCCGGCCCTGGCCGTGGCCGACGAGCTGCGCCGCCGCAATCCCGGCGTGTGCATCCTGTTCCTGGGCGGCTCCGGTCCCGAGGGCGAGCTGGCGCGCGGACGCGGCATCGAATTTCAGGAGCTCCCGGCCAAGGGCATCATGGGGCGCGGCCTGTCCGGCGCGCTCTCCGGCCTGGGCTGGCTCTGCACGGGCATCCCCAAGGCCCTGGGCGCGGTTCGGCGCTTTGGCCCGGACGCGGTGGTCGGCTTCGGCGGCTACGCGGGCTTCTGCCCTGTGCTGGCGGCGGCCATGACCGGCGTGCCCACGGCGGTGCACGAGCAGAACTCCGTGCCCGGCGTGACCAACAAGGTGCTGGGGAAAGTGGTCCGCAAGGTGTTCCTCAGCTTCCCGGACGTCATGGGCGTGTTCCCGGCGGGCAAGACCGTGCTCACGGGCAACCCGGTGCGCCGGGAGATCGCCAGGGTGCCCGCCCTGCGCGAGGGGCGCACGCCTGCCAAGCGTGTTCTCGTCCTCGGCGGCAGCCAGGGAGCGCGGCCCGTCAACGAGGCAATCATCGCGGCCCTGCCCGAGCTCATGAAAGCGGGCGTCACCCTGGTCCACCAGGCGGGCAAAACGGATTTTCAGCGCGTGCGCGCCAGCTACGAGACCGCCAAGGCGGACCCGACGCAGGTGCACGCGTTCATCGAGGACATGGCGGCGGAATACGCCCGGGCTGACCTGATCGTCTGCCGGGCCGGAGCCACCACGGTCTTTGAAGTGGCGGCGGCGGGGGTTCCTGCGGTCTTCGTACCCTTCCCCCAGGCCACCCACGACCATCAGACAATGAACGCCAAGGCCATGGCCGACATCGGCGCGGCCCTGCTCCTGCCCCAGAAGGGCATGGACGGGACCTCCCTCGCGGGGCTGGTGCTGGAACTGCTCGGAGACGACGGGCGGCTCGCGAACATGGCAAAAGCGGCGCGCGGTTTCGCCAGGCCGGAAGCGGCGGCGGACATCGCCAAGCATATGGAAAACTTAGCAGCGTAA
- the mraY gene encoding phospho-N-acetylmuramoyl-pentapeptide-transferase: MIYNLLAPLATEVSVLNVFRYITFRSVWALLTALIISIVFGPAMIRWLQRIKCGQYIREDGPQHQAKQGTPTMGGVMIIFSVAVSTLLWTDLTNIYVWLTLLVFAGFGAVGFIDDYRKVVKKQNEGLSAKAKFVLQCAVAGAALYMLIQQPAYSTELSVPFFKNFTPDLGWFYLPFAMVVMVGASNAVNLTDGLDGLAIGPMVVAMACFAIFIYVSGHAKMAEYLAVQNIEGIGEVTIFCGAMVGAGLGFLWFNAHPAQVFMGDVGSLSLGGALGFVAVLAKQELLLAIVGGVFVFETLSVILQVGYFKLTGGKRIFKMAPLHHHFELKGIPESKIIVRFWILSILMALMALSTLKLR; the protein is encoded by the coding sequence ATGATTTACAATCTTCTCGCACCGCTCGCTACCGAAGTAAGCGTCCTGAACGTCTTCCGCTACATCACGTTCCGGTCGGTCTGGGCCCTGCTCACCGCGCTGATCATCTCCATCGTGTTCGGACCGGCCATGATCCGATGGCTCCAGCGAATCAAGTGCGGCCAGTACATCCGCGAGGACGGCCCACAGCACCAGGCCAAGCAGGGAACCCCCACCATGGGCGGCGTGATGATCATCTTTTCGGTGGCCGTGTCCACCCTGCTCTGGACCGACCTGACCAACATCTACGTCTGGCTGACCCTGCTTGTGTTCGCCGGGTTCGGAGCGGTCGGCTTCATCGACGATTATCGGAAAGTGGTCAAAAAGCAGAACGAAGGGCTGTCCGCCAAGGCCAAATTCGTGCTCCAGTGCGCCGTGGCCGGGGCCGCCCTGTACATGCTCATCCAGCAGCCCGCCTACTCCACCGAGCTGTCCGTGCCCTTCTTCAAGAATTTCACGCCGGACCTCGGCTGGTTCTACCTGCCCTTTGCCATGGTGGTCATGGTCGGCGCGTCCAACGCGGTCAACCTGACCGACGGGCTGGACGGCCTGGCCATCGGGCCCATGGTCGTGGCCATGGCCTGCTTCGCCATCTTCATCTACGTCTCGGGCCACGCCAAGATGGCCGAGTACCTGGCGGTGCAGAACATCGAGGGCATCGGCGAGGTAACCATTTTCTGCGGGGCCATGGTCGGCGCGGGCCTCGGCTTCCTCTGGTTCAACGCCCACCCGGCCCAAGTCTTCATGGGCGACGTGGGCTCCCTCTCCCTGGGCGGCGCGCTGGGCTTCGTGGCCGTACTCGCCAAGCAGGAACTGCTCCTGGCCATCGTGGGCGGCGTGTTCGTCTTCGAGACCCTCTCGGTGATCCTCCAGGTGGGCTACTTCAAGCTCACCGGCGGCAAGCGCATCTTCAAAATGGCGCCGCTTCACCATCACTTCGAACTCAAGGGCATCCCGGAATCCAAGATCATCGTCCGTTTCTGGATTCTCTCCATCCTGATGGCGTTGATGGCCCTGTCCACCCTGAAACTGAGGTAG
- the murD gene encoding UDP-N-acetylmuramoyl-L-alanine--D-glutamate ligase — MNRIVKNFINEAILTGKRGVVVGVGKSGLAAARLLDVLGAKVRVVDRNESLTEDALGALKGEAELVTGPHDKAHFADADIIVLSPGVPVKRMADALDGIPARKIVSELEFASWFIEAPVLAITGTNGKTTTTTLISEIFEHAGKRAFTGGNIGTPLCEYLLDMEPAEVIVLEVSSFQLQNCRLFKPRVGVFLNFAANHLDYHESMEEYLDAKLNLFAQMTGEDTALLHESLRETIGDRGFTNAHVEWFGPTDRFEAPNLPGEHNRSNVEAAWQAVSRFGVTEAQAAEAIRNFKPLAHRIETVAEVGGVLYVDDSKATTLDAVRAAVRSFDRPVRLLMGGVWKGGDVAAFAADVRDAVIHVGLFGASRDILEGPLSEVFPVTWDETLEAAVRRQAAEAREGEVVLLSPATSSFDQYRNYGERGDDFKRVAEALA; from the coding sequence GTGAACCGCATCGTCAAGAATTTCATCAACGAGGCCATCCTGACCGGCAAGCGGGGCGTGGTCGTGGGCGTGGGCAAGTCCGGCCTGGCCGCGGCCCGGCTCCTGGACGTGCTCGGGGCCAAGGTGCGCGTGGTGGACCGCAACGAATCCCTGACCGAGGACGCCCTGGGCGCGCTCAAGGGCGAGGCCGAGCTGGTCACCGGACCGCACGACAAGGCGCACTTCGCGGACGCGGACATCATCGTCCTCTCCCCGGGCGTGCCCGTGAAGCGCATGGCCGACGCCCTTGACGGCATCCCGGCGCGCAAGATCGTCTCGGAGCTGGAGTTCGCCTCCTGGTTCATCGAGGCCCCGGTGCTGGCCATAACCGGAACCAACGGCAAGACCACGACCACCACCCTGATCAGCGAAATTTTCGAGCACGCGGGCAAACGCGCCTTCACCGGCGGCAACATCGGCACGCCCCTGTGCGAATACCTGCTGGACATGGAGCCCGCCGAGGTCATCGTGCTCGAGGTCTCCAGCTTCCAGCTCCAGAACTGCCGCCTGTTCAAGCCCCGGGTGGGCGTCTTCCTCAACTTCGCGGCCAACCACCTGGACTACCACGAGTCCATGGAGGAATACCTGGACGCCAAGCTGAACCTCTTCGCCCAGATGACCGGCGAGGACACCGCCCTGCTCCACGAGTCCCTGCGCGAGACCATCGGCGACCGGGGCTTCACCAACGCCCACGTGGAGTGGTTCGGTCCCACGGACCGGTTCGAAGCCCCGAACCTGCCGGGCGAGCACAACCGATCCAACGTGGAGGCCGCGTGGCAGGCCGTCAGCAGGTTCGGCGTGACCGAAGCCCAGGCTGCCGAAGCCATCCGGAATTTCAAGCCCCTGGCCCACCGCATCGAGACCGTGGCCGAGGTAGGCGGCGTGCTCTACGTGGACGACTCCAAGGCCACCACCCTGGACGCGGTCCGGGCGGCGGTCCGCTCCTTCGACCGCCCGGTGCGCCTGCTCATGGGCGGCGTGTGGAAAGGCGGCGACGTGGCCGCCTTTGCCGCGGACGTCAGGGACGCGGTCATCCATGTGGGCCTCTTCGGCGCCAGCCGCGACATCCTGGAAGGCCCCCTGTCCGAGGTCTTCCCCGTGACCTGGGACGAGACCCTGGAGGCCGCCGTGAGAAGGCAGGCCGCCGAGGCGCGGGAAGGCGAGGTCGTCCTGCTCTCCCCGGCCACGTCCAGCTTCGACCAGTACAGGAACTACGGCGAGCGTGGCGACGACTTCAAACGCGTGGCGGAGGCATTGGCATGA
- a CDS encoding UDP-N-acetylmuramoyl-L-alanyl-D-glutamate--2,6-diaminopimelate ligase encodes MFLFSGSPSEKKVGVMQFETLLKKAGKGMVVRTDSRKVQPGDCFVAMPGTSVRGIDFIPAALDNGAKYVVAPAPARDLVAPVVEKRALAVYHDNPAVALGELARAHFRLPDRGLKLVGITGTNGKTTTSYIIEHLLASAGLKVGVLGTVSYRWPGFTMNASLTTPDCWMIHELLFNMKKADVDVAIMEVSSHALEQDRVAGLDFDAAVFTNLTQDHLDYHGDMETYFSAKSRLFRNYLSEGRGGILNYNDPYGRRLLAMCPEGIGYGLGDTTLARQEAGDKPMLQGRILSLTGKGAEVETAYKGKTWKVESPLIGDFNVMNLLAAQAACLQLGLSCKDMRAIKSFSGVAGRLERVPNEHNLDIFVDYSHTPDSLIKAQSTIKALDFKRLITVFGCGGDRDRTKRPLMGKAVADLADVAVLTSDNPRTEDPLAIMDEVRPGLAKAKKVLEDPDRQTAITLAVKEMQPGDALLIAGKGHEDYQIIGTEKRHFNDCEAAAKAIEELYS; translated from the coding sequence ATGTTTTTGTTCTCTGGCTCTCCTAGCGAGAAAAAGGTGGGCGTTATGCAATTTGAAACCCTGCTCAAGAAAGCCGGGAAGGGGATGGTGGTCCGCACGGACTCACGCAAGGTGCAGCCGGGCGACTGCTTCGTGGCCATGCCCGGCACCAGCGTGCGCGGCATCGACTTCATCCCCGCCGCCCTGGACAACGGTGCCAAATACGTGGTGGCCCCGGCTCCGGCCCGCGACCTCGTGGCCCCGGTGGTCGAAAAGCGCGCCCTGGCCGTGTACCACGACAACCCCGCCGTGGCCCTGGGTGAACTGGCCCGCGCCCACTTCCGGCTTCCGGATCGCGGCCTCAAGCTGGTGGGCATCACCGGCACCAACGGCAAGACCACGACGTCCTACATCATCGAACACCTCCTGGCCTCGGCAGGGCTCAAGGTGGGCGTGCTCGGCACGGTGAGCTACCGCTGGCCCGGCTTCACCATGAACGCCTCCCTCACCACGCCCGACTGCTGGATGATCCACGAACTGCTCTTCAACATGAAGAAGGCGGACGTGGACGTGGCCATCATGGAGGTCTCCTCCCACGCCCTGGAACAGGACCGGGTGGCGGGCCTCGACTTCGACGCCGCCGTGTTCACCAACCTGACCCAGGACCACCTCGACTACCACGGCGACATGGAGACGTATTTCTCGGCCAAGTCCCGGCTCTTCCGCAACTACCTGAGCGAAGGCCGGGGGGGCATCCTCAATTACAACGACCCCTACGGTCGCAGGCTGCTGGCCATGTGCCCCGAGGGCATCGGCTACGGTCTGGGCGACACCACCCTTGCCCGCCAGGAAGCGGGCGACAAGCCCATGCTCCAGGGCCGCATCCTCTCCCTGACCGGCAAGGGCGCGGAGGTCGAGACCGCTTACAAGGGCAAGACCTGGAAGGTGGAATCCCCGCTCATCGGCGACTTCAACGTCATGAACCTGCTGGCGGCCCAGGCGGCCTGCCTGCAGCTGGGGCTGAGCTGCAAGGACATGCGCGCCATCAAGAGCTTCTCCGGCGTGGCCGGACGGCTGGAGCGCGTTCCCAACGAGCACAATCTGGACATTTTCGTGGACTACTCCCACACCCCGGACTCCCTGATCAAGGCGCAGAGCACCATCAAGGCCCTGGATTTCAAGCGGCTGATCACCGTGTTCGGCTGCGGCGGCGACCGCGACCGCACCAAGCGGCCGCTCATGGGCAAGGCCGTTGCCGATCTCGCGGACGTGGCCGTGCTCACCTCGGACAACCCGCGCACCGAGGACCCGCTGGCCATCATGGACGAGGTCCGGCCCGGGCTGGCCAAGGCGAAGAAGGTCCTGGAGGACCCGGACCGCCAGACCGCCATCACGCTGGCCGTCAAGGAGATGCAGCCCGGAGACGCCCTGCTCATCGCGGGCAAGGGCCACGAGGACTACCAGATCATCGGCACAGAGAAACGCCATTTCAACGACTGCGAAGCCGCCGCAAAGGCCATCGAGGAACTGTATTCATGA
- the ftsW gene encoding putative lipid II flippase FtsW produces the protein MSTKLNAKKPATGGRFDPWLLMTTLLLGGFGLIMVLSSSGITAEHDFADKYFFFKRQLAFAGVGLAGMVLCMQAPRKLLYGLTYFWVALAVAMLTLCLTPLGASVNGASRWIRLGPVNVQPLEFAKIALVFYLAYFFARKQELVRTFSVGFLPPFIVTGFLSGLLLLQPDFGGAVVLCGLLFFMCLVGGTRISYLLLSLVFAGGAGWMLITSSPYRLKRWTAFLDPFASAQKEGYQLVQSLYAFGSGRFWGTGMGAGKQKLFFLPEAHNDFIMAVVGEELGFIGMSLFFLTIAFFLYRAFRVSILQEDLQDRFTAFGITCILALGMVLNLAVVLGTVPPKGVAMPFISYGGSSLTASFVCAGILLNLSRTAKS, from the coding sequence ATGAGCACCAAGCTGAACGCCAAAAAACCCGCCACCGGCGGCCGCTTCGACCCGTGGCTGCTCATGACCACCCTGCTTCTGGGCGGCTTCGGCCTGATCATGGTCCTCTCCTCGAGCGGCATCACCGCCGAGCACGACTTTGCGGACAAGTATTTCTTCTTCAAGCGCCAGCTCGCCTTTGCGGGCGTCGGGCTGGCGGGCATGGTGCTGTGCATGCAGGCGCCGCGCAAGCTGCTCTACGGCCTGACCTACTTCTGGGTGGCCCTGGCCGTGGCCATGCTCACCCTGTGCCTCACCCCGCTGGGCGCGAGCGTCAACGGAGCCAGCCGCTGGATCAGGCTCGGCCCGGTCAACGTCCAGCCCCTGGAGTTCGCCAAGATCGCCCTGGTCTTCTACCTGGCCTATTTCTTCGCCCGGAAACAGGAGCTGGTACGCACCTTCTCGGTGGGCTTCCTGCCTCCCTTCATCGTCACCGGTTTCCTCTCGGGCCTGCTCCTGCTCCAACCGGACTTCGGCGGGGCCGTGGTCCTGTGTGGGCTGCTCTTCTTCATGTGCCTGGTTGGCGGCACCCGCATCAGCTACCTGCTCCTCTCCCTGGTCTTCGCCGGGGGCGCGGGCTGGATGCTCATCACCTCCTCGCCTTACCGCCTCAAACGGTGGACCGCCTTCCTGGACCCCTTCGCCTCCGCCCAAAAGGAGGGCTACCAACTGGTCCAGTCCCTGTACGCCTTCGGCTCGGGGCGGTTCTGGGGAACGGGCATGGGCGCGGGCAAGCAGAAACTCTTCTTCCTGCCCGAGGCGCACAACGACTTCATCATGGCCGTGGTGGGCGAAGAGCTGGGCTTCATCGGCATGTCCCTCTTCTTCCTGACCATCGCCTTCTTCCTCTACCGGGCCTTCCGCGTCTCGATTCTGCAGGAGGACCTCCAGGACCGTTTCACCGCCTTCGGCATCACCTGCATCCTGGCCCTGGGAATGGTCCTCAACCTGGCCGTGGTCCTGGGCACGGTCCCGCCCAAGGGCGTGGCCATGCCGTTCATCAGCTACGGCGGCTCCAGCCTGACCGCCTCCTTCGTCTGCGCGGGGATCCTGCTCAATCTCTCAAGGACGGCCAAGTCATGA
- a CDS encoding UDP-N-acetylmuramoyl-tripeptide--D-alanyl-D-alanine ligase, translating into MNLTLADVERCLTGAAEEGHDAIPVNSVQTDSRTVSKGDLFVCIEGDNFDGHEFAEQAAAKGAAGIVTAKLVDVDASVIMVRDTTRALGRLAACWRDKCGAKLVAVTGTAGKTTVKEMLHAVVSRKFETAKNYRNFNNQIGLPMSMLKADESQPVWIMELGISVMGDMEDLAPIANPDVAVITNVGPGHLSGLGSVAGVAKAKTTLLKYLREGGVAVINRDCEPLREAALKIVPEPIEFSVGHNDTSYVASFLGGSGTEGWGRFSLRTPEGDGEFEAPFCGAHYAENLACVAAVAHQLGLTRDDVIQGVRTLAADPQRFCCKLAADALIIDDTYNANPLSMARSIETAAEMAGDRPLVLILGDMRELGDEAVRRHEELGQLVKRIAPAAFFYKGDHCGDVICGLDGDNVTGVKTPEEFMRAWREMGLTGAVVLVKGSRSLKMEEFANALCRERGTGRDNTAGAQEAKTK; encoded by the coding sequence ATGAATCTGACCCTGGCCGATGTAGAGCGCTGCCTGACCGGCGCGGCCGAAGAGGGCCACGACGCCATCCCCGTCAACTCGGTGCAGACCGACAGCCGCACCGTGTCCAAGGGAGACCTCTTCGTGTGCATCGAGGGCGACAACTTCGACGGACACGAGTTCGCCGAACAGGCTGCGGCCAAAGGCGCGGCGGGCATCGTCACGGCCAAGCTGGTCGACGTGGACGCCTCCGTGATCATGGTCCGCGACACCACCCGCGCCCTGGGCAGGCTGGCCGCCTGCTGGCGTGACAAGTGCGGCGCCAAACTGGTGGCGGTCACGGGCACGGCGGGCAAGACCACGGTCAAGGAGATGCTCCACGCCGTTGTCTCGCGCAAATTCGAGACGGCCAAGAACTATCGCAATTTCAACAACCAGATCGGCCTGCCCATGTCCATGCTCAAGGCGGACGAGAGCCAGCCGGTCTGGATTATGGAGCTGGGCATCTCGGTTATGGGCGACATGGAGGACCTGGCCCCCATCGCCAACCCGGACGTGGCCGTGATCACCAATGTCGGCCCCGGCCACCTTTCCGGCCTGGGCAGCGTGGCGGGCGTGGCCAAGGCCAAGACCACCCTGCTCAAGTACCTGCGCGAGGGCGGCGTGGCCGTCATCAACCGGGACTGCGAGCCGCTCAGGGAAGCCGCGCTGAAAATCGTGCCCGAGCCGATCGAATTTTCCGTAGGTCATAACGACACCTCCTATGTTGCCTCGTTCCTCGGCGGGTCCGGGACCGAAGGGTGGGGACGCTTCAGTCTCCGGACCCCCGAGGGCGACGGTGAATTCGAGGCGCCCTTCTGCGGCGCGCACTACGCCGAAAATCTCGCCTGCGTGGCGGCTGTCGCCCACCAGCTGGGGCTGACGCGCGACGATGTGATTCAGGGCGTGCGCACCCTGGCCGCCGACCCGCAGCGTTTCTGCTGCAAGCTGGCCGCCGACGCCCTGATCATCGACGACACCTACAATGCCAACCCGCTCTCCATGGCCCGCTCCATCGAGACGGCGGCGGAGATGGCCGGTGACAGGCCCCTGGTGCTGATCCTGGGCGATATGCGCGAACTGGGCGACGAAGCCGTCAGGCGGCACGAGGAACTCGGCCAACTGGTCAAGCGCATCGCGCCCGCCGCCTTCTTCTACAAGGGCGATCACTGCGGGGACGTGATCTGCGGCCTGGACGGCGACAACGTGACCGGGGTCAAGACCCCGGAGGAATTCATGCGGGCCTGGCGCGAAATGGGGTTGACCGGGGCCGTGGTCCTGGTCAAGGGATCGCGCTCCCTCAAGATGGAGGAGTTCGCCAACGCCCTGTGCAGGGAGCGGGGAACCGGACGCGACAACACTGCGGGAGCACAGGAGGCCAAGACCAAATGA